In Atribacteraceae bacterium, the genomic window GATAGGCATTGGAATGGCATCCCGGAAGGTTAGGATCAAGGCGAAGAGAAATTCATTCCAGGCAAAGGCGAAACAGATAATCCCTGTGGCGACCAAGGCTGGGGCGGCCAGGGGGAGGGCGATTCGCAGAAAAGTGGACCACCGGGAGCAGCCGTCGACCAGGGCGGCTTCTTCCAGTTCCACCGGGAGTTCCTTGAACATATCCCGCATGATCAGTACGGCGAAAGGCATAGCGAACGTGGCGTTGATCAAAATGAGACCGGTGCGGGTATCCAACATATTGAGACCGCGCAAGATCAGGAAAAAAGGGATTACCGTGGCTGCGGGGGGGAGGAACCGTTGGGAAAGAAACCACAGGGCCATATTCTCATTTTTCCACCGCCGGTACTGAAAACGGGATAAACCGTATCCGGCCAGAGATCCCATAACCATGGCGATGACGGAAGCCCCCAAAGAGATGACCAGGCTGTTGGTCAAGCCTCGGGAAATCTCCGGACCGCGATAGGTGAATTCCATAAGCCAGTTGCTAATGGTTGGTTGAAATTGGACCCAGGGAATCGCCGACAGGCTGAAGACATCGATCGGTCTTTTAAAAGAGGTGATCAGGGCCCAGTAGAAGGGGGTAATGACCCATAAGACCGTGATGCCGATCACCAGCCAAATAAAAACATCCACAATTTTAATCGGTTTTTTCTTTTTCATTTTCCTCTCCTCATTGGTAGAGAGCTCGGCTCTGGCGGTAAAAGAAGATGCCGACCAAGAGAGTAATGGCCATGAGAAAATAAGCCATGGCACTGGCGTAACCCATATCTAAATTACTCAATCCCTGGACGTAAATGTAGTAGGTGAGGGTTCTGGTGGTTACTCCCGGTCCGCCTCCGGTCAGAACGAAGGGGATGTCAAAGACCCTGAAGGCATCCACGATACGAAGCATGGTGACCGTGCCCACTACCGGGAGAATGAGGGGGAAGGTAACGTGGCGGAAAATCTGCCAGCCGGAAGAGGATTCAATTGCCGCCGCTTCGTACACTTCGTCGGAGAGCGATTGCAATCCGGCAAGGATGATAATAAAAGCGAACGGAGTCCATTGCCACACATCGACCAGGATGACGGAGGCTCTCGCCCACGCTGGGTTGGAAAGCCATGCTCCCTCCGGAAGACCGAGCGTGCGCAACAGGACATTAATCGGGCCGCTCCTCTCGTTGAATAACATCACACCCAGGTAACCAATGGCTACCGGTGCCGCGAAAAGCGGGGTGGTAAGCAGCGCCCGGAAAAATTTGAGACCGCGCATCTTCCGGTTGAAAATCAGGGCCAGCCCCAAGCCAAGCAAGACAGTGATGGTAACGCTGGCAACAACGAAATACAAAGTGAATTGTAGAACTTGCCAGAAACGGTGATCACCGAACATCCGGGCGAAGTTGGAAAGACC contains:
- a CDS encoding carbohydrate ABC transporter permease — translated: MKKKKPIKIVDVFIWLVIGITVLWVITPFYWALITSFKRPIDVFSLSAIPWVQFQPTISNWLMEFTYRGPEISRGLTNSLVISLGASVIAMVMGSLAGYGLSRFQYRRWKNENMALWFLSQRFLPPAATVIPFFLILRGLNMLDTRTGLILINATFAMPFAVLIMRDMFKELPVELEEAALVDGCSRWSTFLRIALPLAAPALVATGIICFAFAWNEFLFALILTFRDAIPMPIIIAGAQHTHGVQFWYVSTRLLLAILPPTILALMIQKYIVRGLT
- a CDS encoding sugar ABC transporter permease → MKEKGNIFVLPAIGWVLLFTIFPLLYSLRVALSQVVFGRITGWAGLSNFARMFGDHRFWQVLQFTLYFVVASVTITVLLGLGLALIFNRKMRGLKFFRALLTTPLFAAPVAIGYLGVMLFNERSGPINVLLRTLGLPEGAWLSNPAWARASVILVDVWQWTPFAFIIILAGLQSLSDEVYEAAAIESSSGWQIFRHVTFPLILPVVGTVTMLRIVDAFRVFDIPFVLTGGGPGVTTRTLTYYIYVQGLSNLDMGYASAMAYFLMAITLLVGIFFYRQSRALYQ